The Niallia alba genome includes a window with the following:
- a CDS encoding spore germination protein: MPAIVGVAQVISVGGSSIFNIGDVYKMMPISNAKTFSGSGSFNTGDGLKVTNYRSSTNTYDNDGLDQPIAGNA, encoded by the coding sequence ATGCCAGCAATCGTTGGAGTAGCTCAAGTCATATCTGTTGGGGGTAGCTCTATTTTTAATATTGGCGATGTTTATAAAATGATGCCTATCTCTAATGCGAAGACTTTTTCTGGATCTGGCTCTTTTAATACAGGTGATGGATTAAAAGTTACTAACTATCGTAGTTCTACTAATACGTATGATAACGACGGTCTGGATCAACCAATTGCAGGAAATGCGTAA
- a CDS encoding spore germination protein GerPB: MNYFIQQSIVINTIKIGGISNSSVLQIGSAGIIKPASYLYNTGGFTESAPELKPDQPGLNIADEETVFSPAVPLQAPRK, from the coding sequence ATGAATTATTTTATCCAACAATCCATAGTCATTAACACGATTAAAATCGGAGGTATCTCAAACTCCTCTGTATTACAAATAGGTAGCGCCGGTATCATTAAACCTGCCTCTTATTTATACAATACAGGCGGATTCACCGAATCAGCTCCCGAACTTAAGCCAGATCAGCCTGGATTAAACATTGCAGATGAAGAAACGGTTTTCTCACCTGCAGTTCCCTTGCAAGCTCCTCGAAAATAG
- the gerPC gene encoding spore germination protein GerPC: MSYDFYQYSEKMRNYLQLLEKRIKDLEKQVAALTIDLTTIKEKPTVHIDRIDYSFDQLKVETLEGTLNIGLNPEDLSNIEELAINQNSPINQPHAPFYPPIDPKQMMNRSMDIEEEMNQFIQLELPDIIRKKQTELNMPEEESYVTFIQDDINKQLPTRIQYYLQQGANRKQNGNNLSNEAIIQALKEEMENGVHLFLSHIPDNMKGSGNE, from the coding sequence TTGTCTTATGATTTCTACCAATACAGTGAAAAAATGCGTAATTATTTACAGTTGCTTGAAAAAAGGATAAAAGATTTAGAAAAGCAAGTTGCTGCCTTAACCATTGATCTAACAACTATAAAAGAAAAACCTACTGTTCATATTGATCGAATTGACTACAGCTTTGATCAATTAAAAGTGGAAACATTAGAAGGAACACTAAATATCGGTCTTAATCCAGAAGATCTAAGCAATATTGAAGAGCTTGCGATTAATCAAAATTCACCAATTAATCAGCCGCATGCCCCTTTCTATCCGCCCATCGATCCAAAGCAAATGATGAACCGATCCATGGATATAGAAGAGGAAATGAATCAATTTATTCAACTAGAACTGCCTGACATCATTCGAAAAAAACAAACAGAACTAAATATGCCAGAAGAAGAATCTTATGTCACTTTTATTCAAGATGACATCAACAAACAATTGCCAACAAGAATTCAATATTATTTACAACAAGGTGCCAATCGCAAACAAAATGGAAACAATTTATCGAACGAAGCAATTATCCAAGCTTTAAAGGAGGAAATGGAAAACGGGGTTCACCTATTCCTAAGCCATATACCAGATAATATGAAGGGAAGTGGAAATGAATGA
- a CDS encoding fumarylacetoacetate hydrolase family protein → MKFATISLEEKILVGIVDENGIVPLNDAEEKRTGRRPYAEDLVTCMEQEDFLNNVRSLIHWIEEQNDQANFYIPMEKVKFLAPIPRPRKNIFCVGKNYVEHAIEMGSKEDIPKHVMVFTKAPTTVIGHLNDVLEHKEVTEQLDYEGELAVVIGKRGKGIEKEKALDYIFGYTILNDITARDLQKKHKQFFIGKSLDTSAPMGPWIVTSDSITDPNSLNITTTVNGEVRQQSNTTHFIFPIEEVISVLSKGMTLEPGDIIATGTPAGVGKGFNPPRFLKAGDTIEISVEGIGTLINKVARDK, encoded by the coding sequence ATGAAGTTTGCGACAATTTCTTTAGAAGAGAAAATTTTGGTAGGAATAGTGGATGAAAATGGAATAGTGCCATTGAATGATGCGGAAGAAAAGCGTACAGGCAGACGCCCCTATGCAGAAGACTTAGTTACATGTATGGAACAAGAAGACTTTTTAAATAATGTAAGAAGTTTAATTCATTGGATAGAAGAACAAAATGATCAAGCTAATTTTTATATTCCAATGGAAAAGGTGAAGTTCTTAGCCCCTATCCCGAGACCGAGAAAAAATATCTTTTGCGTTGGGAAAAACTATGTAGAACATGCAATAGAAATGGGAAGTAAAGAAGATATTCCTAAGCACGTAATGGTCTTTACAAAAGCTCCGACAACGGTTATTGGACATCTGAATGATGTTCTAGAACATAAAGAAGTAACCGAACAGCTTGATTATGAAGGTGAACTTGCAGTTGTTATTGGGAAAAGAGGAAAGGGGATTGAAAAGGAGAAGGCATTGGATTACATATTTGGCTATACTATCTTAAATGATATTACAGCAAGAGATTTGCAGAAGAAACATAAGCAATTTTTCATTGGAAAAAGCTTGGACACGAGTGCTCCGATGGGGCCATGGATTGTGACAAGTGATAGTATAACAGATCCCAATTCATTAAATATTACTACAACGGTAAATGGAGAAGTTAGACAGCAATCTAATACTACGCATTTTATTTTCCCAATCGAAGAGGTTATCAGTGTATTGTCTAAAGGAATGACGTTAGAGCCAGGGGATATTATTGCAACAGGGACACCTGCTGGAGTAGGGAAAGGATTTAATCCGCCTCGGTTCTTAAAGGCAGGAGATACCATTGAAATATCGGTTGAAGGGATTGGCACTCTTATAAATAAAGTAGCAAGAGATAAGTAA
- a CDS encoding spore germination protein GerPE — MLQRTSVVDSVKVRTVSFSSIVEIGDATYHQAFSRALAVQRQQELFYGTEGVYEEYDVFKEPIPLIPIIENVECHFENVKPIIKVHHIDITGISSSSLLQIGNCRHMYTEARIKHIRQIEQSIATEVGDNLIQLNEPSQLGIPTSESPVSVTGTDIMGSPFSGVGPEQEQ, encoded by the coding sequence ATGTTACAGCGTACATCTGTTGTCGATTCAGTGAAGGTCAGGACAGTATCCTTTTCTTCGATTGTGGAAATTGGGGACGCTACTTATCATCAAGCTTTTTCACGAGCTTTAGCTGTTCAAAGACAACAGGAACTCTTTTATGGAACAGAAGGTGTTTACGAAGAGTATGATGTCTTTAAGGAACCTATCCCTTTAATACCGATTATCGAAAATGTAGAATGTCATTTTGAAAATGTGAAACCCATTATTAAAGTTCATCATATAGATATTACAGGTATATCCTCTTCTTCCTTATTACAAATAGGAAATTGTCGTCATATGTATACAGAAGCAAGAATTAAGCATATTCGCCAAATCGAGCAATCGATAGCAACAGAAGTTGGGGATAATTTGATTCAATTAAATGAACCTAGCCAATTAGGTATCCCAACCTCTGAAAGTCCCGTTTCTGTTACCGGTACAGATATTATGGGATCGCCTTTTTCAGGGGTGGGGCCAGAGCAGGAACAATAA
- a CDS encoding DUF1516 family protein, giving the protein MSSTDAHVLTWIIGLVLFALSFGLHKAGKEKGSKILHMVLRVVYILIIGSGIGLIAKTGMDFMHTIKMLVGIWVIGMLEMVLIRTKKGENTKTLWILLVVSFILVLVIGYSI; this is encoded by the coding sequence ATGAGTTCAACAGATGCTCATGTACTGACGTGGATTATTGGGCTAGTTCTATTTGCCTTATCATTCGGTTTACATAAAGCTGGAAAAGAAAAGGGAAGTAAAATCCTACATATGGTGTTACGGGTTGTATACATTCTTATTATTGGTTCTGGGATTGGCTTAATCGCAAAAACAGGGATGGATTTCATGCATACGATAAAGATGCTTGTAGGTATTTGGGTTATTGGCATGCTTGAAATGGTACTTATTCGCACAAAAAAAGGGGAAAATACAAAAACACTATGGATTTTATTGGTAGTTTCCTTTATTCTCGTATTAGTGATTGGATATAGTATTTAA
- a CDS encoding spore germination protein — MPAIIGPIQIVNTGAGIVQFGDSLFISPKDNSKATIGSGTGNNGAFVITNNAINSSNYTNGSGVDQPIADNN; from the coding sequence ATGCCTGCTATAATAGGTCCGATTCAAATTGTTAACACAGGAGCAGGAATTGTTCAATTCGGAGATTCCTTATTTATCTCGCCTAAGGACAATTCAAAAGCAACGATAGGCTCAGGTACCGGTAATAACGGTGCGTTTGTTATCACCAATAATGCAATCAATTCCAGCAATTATACAAATGGCAGCGGTGTGGATCAACCAATAGCTGACAATAATTGA
- a CDS encoding spore germination protein: protein MPAIVGPVQIVNVGEGIVQFGDSLFISPKGNSKATLGSGTSNTGAFIITNNGLNASNYVDTSLIDQPVVANN, encoded by the coding sequence ATGCCTGCAATCGTAGGACCAGTACAAATTGTTAACGTGGGGGAAGGAATTGTTCAATTTGGAGATTCGTTGTTTATTTCTCCTAAAGGGAATTCCAAGGCAACTTTAGGCTCAGGTACCTCCAATACTGGAGCATTTATTATTACAAATAACGGATTGAACGCTAGTAACTATGTAGACACTAGTTTAATTGATCAACCAGTTGTTGCAAATAACTAA